One genomic window of Bombus fervidus isolate BK054 chromosome 14, iyBomFerv1, whole genome shotgun sequence includes the following:
- the LOC139994184 gene encoding MTOR-associated protein MEAK7 gives MGHGSSRSASSANILSAEELTLVENLFKSMSRSSGSIKREDIFKHWSSHLDDVLLQFVVRFLCHEPGKRVSAINGENFGRLYVFAIRGSPEERTSLIFNGFSEEEQKHEIPTATFLQYLQATINSYLRLQKNSGNAHYLTWSSIGCTVNTRRIGMRSRSLCVDLVKHGETLTTEQIENWFSTTTTFNIIQSHVFQCLFLVSQKKGDKNASSRINDLNLLPGCKGLENIPHFPSILGLGDVLFLNLSLPHELRNEWRFLFSSQVHGESFSTMLGRITMQGSTILILQDTDDHVFGGFASDSWRLGPNFIGNQSSFLFKLEPDILTFPSTGYNNHFQYLNLHQQTMPNGLLMGGQLNYPGLWLDCEYGTGKSSLSCTTFQNYVQLSGKENFRIKHCEVWGVGPIPAVEEEEQDARSVLDQDSTSRVILEMSGRKMYSDGLREKKE, from the coding sequence ATGGGTCATGGTTCGAGCCGTTCCGCTTCATCCGCGAATATCCTCTCCGCGGAGGAGCTGACCTTGGTGGAGAATCTGTTCAAGTCCATGTCCCGGAGTTCAGGCTCTATAAAACGCGAAGATATATTCAAACACTGGTCCAGTCATTTGGATGATGTACTACTGCAATTTGTAGTAAGGTTCCTCTGTCATGAACCAGGAAAGAGAGTGTCTGCCATAAACGGAGAGAATTTTGGGAGATTGTATGTGTTTGCCATACGTGGAAGTCCGGAGGAAAGGACTAGCCTGATCTTCAATGGCTTCTCAGAAGAGGAGCAGAAACATGAAATACCCACTGCAACGTTCCTTCAATATCTTCAAGCTACCATTAATTCCTACTTGAGACTGCAAAAAAACTCTGGGAATGCACACTACTTAACATGGAGCAGCATTGGCTGCACAGTAAACACTAGGAGAATAGGGATGAGATCCAGAAGTTTGTGCGTAGATCTAGTCAAACATGGTGAGACACTGACCACCGAACAAATAGAGAACTGGTTCTCTACAACAACCACTTTCAATATCATACAATCGCACGTTTTTCAGTGCCTTTTCTTGGTTTCTCAGAAAAAAGGAGACAAGAATGCAAGCAGTAGAATAAACGATTTGAACCTCTTGCCAGGTTGCAAGGGTTTGGAGAACATACCACATTTTCCAAGCATTTTGGGATTGGGTGATGTTCTGTTCTTGAATCTCAGTTTGCCCCACGAGCTTCGCAACGAAtggagatttttattttccagtcAAGTGCATGGAGAATCATTTTCCACTATGCTTGGAAGAATCACTATGCAAGGATCGACTATTTTAATTCTTCAGGACACCGATGACCATGTATTTGGAGGTTTTGCCTCTGATAGTTGGAGACTTGGACCGAATTTCATTGGAAACCAATCTTCCTTCTTATTCAAACTCGAACCAGATATACTTACATTTCCTTCCACTGGTTACAACAACCATTTCCAGTACTTAAATCTTCATCAACAAACTATGCCTAATGGGCTGCTCATGGGAGGACAGTTGAATTATCCAGGCTTATGGCTGGACTGTGAATATGGAACTGGAAAATCAAGCTTGTCCTGCACAACCTTCCAGAATTATGTGCAACTCAGTGGCAAAGAGAATTTCAGGATTAAACACTGTGAAGTTTGGGGTGTCGGTCCTATTCCAGCagttgaagaagaagaacaagatGCAAGGTCAGTTTTGGATCAAGATTCTACCTCAAGAGTCATATTAGAGATGTCTGGTCGCAAGATGTACAGTGACGGATtgagagaaaagaaggagTAA